The Desulfobotulus mexicanus genomic interval TGGGCGCAGCGTCCTTGAAAGCATCATCACAGAGGTTGAAGACGTTGCTGTGGTAGAATCCACGCCCAAATTTGAAGGCCGAACCATGATGATGATTCTTGTACCCAAAGCCTGAATGGTTTTTTAAAAATAAGGGAAACAATAAACAGCCTGCCTCCACAGGCAACAGGGATGAAAATTCAAACCTGCATACTGCACCCTTATCTTATAAACCGGTTATAACCGGACAGAAACATAAGGTGTCCATACCAGTATCTACTTTTCCCTTATGTTCAGAACATCCGCATATTTTGTGTTCCCTTTTCTGGCGTGTGTCTTTATGCGCCAGAATTTTTGTTCCCTACCCCCTGTAAATTGTTTGCAGCACAATATCAGGGCGAACGAGTGGCCTTTGCCATGCGAAGGCAGTATCAATTAAGGAGGCGTTCATGCCGAAAATGAAGACCAACCGGGCCGCAGCCAAGCGCTTTACACGCACCGGCTCAGGCAAGTTTAAAATCCGGAAGGCCAATTCAAGCCACATTCTGACCAAAAAAACCACCAAGAGAAAACGCAACCTGCGCCAGGGCCAGATTGCGGACAAAACCAACGAAGCACAGCTCAAGCGACTTATGCCCTACGCATAAGCGCCGGGACTACGGTTATCCCATGCTGTAAGAACAGCCTTCTCCGAACCTCGTCATTACAAGGGTCGCCATGGCCCTGTCCTCCGGGGTGCTACTGAATCCGGAGAATAAAGGGAAAACCGGTTTTATGACACGTTTTTTTGAGGAGACACATCCATGCGCGTAAAAAGAGGCTTTAAAGCCAGACAAAGACGTAAAAAAGTATTAAAACTTGCCAAAGGCTTCCGTGGAGGTCGCAGCAAGCTTTTCCGCACAGCAGCGGATTCCGTGGATAAGGCCCTGATGTATGCCTACCGCGACCGCCGTCAGAAAAAACGGGATTTTCGCCGTCTCTGGATTGCCCGTATCAATGCTGCCGCCCGGATAAACGGCCTTTCCTACAGCCGTTTTGTTCACGGCCTGAAAATGGCCGAAATTGATCTGGACCGCAAGGTTCTGGCGGAGCTTGCTATTTCCGATCCTGAAGGTTTTGCCATCATTGCTAAAACCGCCTCCGAAAAGCTGCAGGCTTAAAAGGCACGAAAGCCTGAACAGACAGGCTGTCTTTTTGTCTTCTGACCACCATGACGGGTCATACTGAAAAGCCGGAACCTCCGCCCCCTTTCCGGGCTCAGGTTCCGGCTTTTTTTGACCGCCATTTCAACGTTCACCACCCCACCGAAACAGGGCATACGACGTGGAAACCAGCATCGAACAACTCAAAGAAGAGGCCCTGGCCGCCCTTGGGAACGCCGGGGATCCAGCAGAAATACAGGCCCTCACCGTGCGCTATCTGGGAAAAAAAGGTCTTCTTACCCAGCATCTGCGCACCATGGCCACCCTTGCTCCGGAAGAACGGCCCGCCTTTGGCCAGCGGGTCAATGCCGCCAAAGAAGCCCTTGAAACGGCCTTCACCGAAAAAAAAGCCGTCCTTGAAACGGCAGCCGCCGACCGGGCCACAGACATTGACATCACCCTTCCCGGACGTAAACCTTCCCAGGGAACACTGCACCCCCTCACCCGTATCCGAAGGGAAATATCCGACATTTTCAGCCGCCTGGGCTTTGAAATATCCGAAGGCCCCG includes:
- the rpmI gene encoding 50S ribosomal protein L35, giving the protein MPKMKTNRAAAKRFTRTGSGKFKIRKANSSHILTKKTTKRKRNLRQGQIADKTNEAQLKRLMPYA
- the rplT gene encoding 50S ribosomal protein L20, whose protein sequence is MRVKRGFKARQRRKKVLKLAKGFRGGRSKLFRTAADSVDKALMYAYRDRRQKKRDFRRLWIARINAAARINGLSYSRFVHGLKMAEIDLDRKVLAELAISDPEGFAIIAKTASEKLQA